One segment of Rhodopirellula baltica SH 1 DNA contains the following:
- a CDS encoding malectin — protein sequence MKPSCLCLCIILIATPAIRGQDIPLNVAEQPDTQDKSQLTGLDTDKELDSTATLDEFLVNSEHWGMRSFAQDVADGDYLVNLYFAETFPRITGPGQRVFSFRVNGIEFDEFDIWQKAGGSNRVYVESVPVKINSGILWVTFSSEMDYPTIKAIEIIPQKETASVEEIIRINAGGQATAIDSSGRKWLADQGFMGGRTISGNRFFGNGGFRWAPTQSTLVFMNHDEDVNLRLEEAELPAALRFVHPRLDEDQNGVASVVEVARFDAFILRHPQGSELKAALTEDTAPTEQTIARLRETLDAFESEAARLDADVVVQLSTAKQAEWGSYLFTVVAMMLAALSFGHLLTANPPRRQRWTQIDASPIATRTVIESLVLIGLLSCVDLLWTTTMSTEIHFQEMNPVGNHFLLEGTSLTAFKVVSLASALALLFFLRKFKGAQMASWWTCMVCTLVTFRWIVLDSTMLS from the coding sequence ATGAAGCCATCCTGTTTGTGCCTTTGCATCATTCTGATCGCCACACCCGCAATCCGTGGACAGGACATCCCATTGAACGTCGCGGAGCAGCCAGATACTCAAGACAAATCACAGCTCACTGGCTTGGACACCGACAAGGAATTGGACTCGACAGCAACACTCGATGAATTCCTTGTCAACAGCGAGCATTGGGGAATGCGATCATTCGCTCAGGACGTTGCGGACGGCGACTACTTGGTGAACCTCTACTTCGCCGAGACGTTCCCTCGAATAACTGGCCCCGGCCAACGAGTCTTCTCGTTTCGAGTCAACGGAATCGAATTCGATGAATTTGATATCTGGCAGAAAGCCGGCGGAAGCAATCGCGTCTACGTCGAATCCGTTCCGGTAAAAATCAATTCCGGCATCCTCTGGGTAACCTTTTCATCCGAGATGGATTACCCCACGATCAAGGCGATTGAAATCATTCCACAAAAAGAAACGGCATCCGTCGAAGAGATCATCCGAATCAACGCAGGCGGGCAAGCAACTGCGATTGACTCGTCCGGACGGAAATGGCTGGCGGATCAAGGTTTCATGGGCGGTCGGACCATTTCAGGAAACCGATTCTTTGGCAACGGTGGTTTCCGCTGGGCTCCCACTCAATCGACGTTGGTATTCATGAATCATGACGAGGACGTGAACCTCCGCTTGGAAGAAGCAGAATTGCCAGCGGCACTTCGGTTCGTCCATCCGAGGCTCGATGAAGATCAAAACGGCGTCGCTTCGGTCGTTGAAGTGGCTCGGTTCGACGCATTCATACTTCGCCATCCACAAGGCAGTGAACTGAAGGCTGCGCTCACGGAAGACACGGCTCCGACCGAACAAACCATCGCTCGCCTCCGAGAGACTCTGGACGCCTTCGAATCGGAGGCGGCCAGACTCGATGCAGATGTCGTCGTGCAACTTTCGACTGCCAAGCAGGCCGAGTGGGGCTCGTATCTGTTCACCGTGGTCGCCATGATGCTTGCTGCTCTCAGCTTTGGCCATCTGTTGACGGCAAATCCACCACGTCGCCAACGATGGACACAAATCGACGCGTCACCAATTGCAACACGGACGGTCATTGAATCGCTCGTGCTGATAGGTTTACTTTCCTGCGTCGATCTGCTTTGGACGACCACGATGTCAACCGAAATTCATTTCCAAGAGATGAATCCGGTGGGAAATCATTTCTTGCTCGAAGGCACTTCCTTGACGGCTTTCAAGGTGGTCAGTTTGGCGTCCGCGCTCGCGTTGCTGTTCTTCCTTCGAAAGTTCAAGGGAGCCCAAATGGCGTCTTGGTGGACATGCATGGTCTGCACTTTGGTTACTTTCCGTTGGATCGTCTTAGATTCGACGATGCTCAGTTGA
- a CDS encoding serine/threonine protein kinase → MTVASEKTIFFHALEIDSLEQRTEYVRQACKNNTQLLSAVSALLRENDREVNPIDRPVAAEMLPTMMSGELTDPRFSPGAMVGPYQLMERIGEGGFGWVFVAQQRSPVQRRAALKIIKPGMESREVIARFEAERQAIALMDHPNIARVFDAGVTETAQPYFVMELVRGVPLTDFCNSNRLRISDRLQLFVTICHAVQHAHQKGIIHRDLKPSNILVTLQDGRPLAKVIDFGVAKAIGQSLTVKTIYTRFTSMVGTPAYMSPEQAAMSTDDVDTRSDIYSLGVLLYELLTGSTPFAPDRLQTAGFDELRRIIREEEPPRPSTRLSTLNSEESRTSDVERLGPPTTPSTAMKRDLDWIVMKALHKDRNRRYSTAGALAEDILRFLQDQPVEARPPSSWYRFTTFARRNKVAISTFSLVAIALIIGTATSLWQAREAIRERDEKELALAEAREAEVAANAARSELENFNDRLNSTTVLLAAGRANADAQRWPDAYEAYSEATQVLPKSFLVWLERGGLNAKLGRWESSANDFVKAVEIGFPIEQAELNGVPQILLYAGRSDAYETLLQELRQSDTEVPFAVSARGQLVGSLSPNRAAELADQMEQMLSKTFDSDVSSGPLNKRQRYAKIYYGVNLYVAGLAHLKAGDYQQALHRLEETNHANWFGRGIAKPLIAIAHHRMGNADDAVQSFEESQVFLDRMLDESIERSKGSPSMPWIDWIEFLIHHREASIVVKGHTPAADPRFQQLQVFADAAIDG, encoded by the coding sequence ATGACTGTTGCATCTGAAAAGACCATTTTCTTCCACGCACTTGAGATCGATTCTCTCGAGCAACGGACAGAATACGTCCGGCAAGCATGCAAGAACAACACACAACTACTTTCAGCGGTCTCTGCCTTGCTGCGAGAAAACGATCGGGAAGTGAATCCAATCGACCGTCCTGTCGCTGCGGAAATGCTCCCGACGATGATGTCAGGCGAACTCACGGACCCTCGTTTCTCCCCCGGTGCGATGGTCGGCCCTTATCAATTGATGGAACGAATTGGTGAAGGAGGATTTGGATGGGTGTTCGTGGCTCAACAACGGTCTCCAGTCCAGCGTCGTGCCGCTCTCAAGATCATCAAACCGGGAATGGAATCTCGCGAAGTCATCGCCCGATTTGAAGCGGAGCGACAGGCGATTGCGTTAATGGACCACCCGAACATCGCGAGAGTATTCGATGCCGGCGTGACCGAAACCGCTCAACCCTACTTTGTGATGGAATTGGTTCGGGGCGTTCCCCTCACTGATTTCTGCAACAGCAATCGACTGCGCATTTCAGATCGACTGCAACTCTTTGTGACGATTTGTCATGCAGTTCAGCATGCTCACCAAAAAGGAATCATTCATCGAGACCTCAAGCCATCCAACATTCTTGTGACACTCCAGGATGGTCGTCCGCTCGCGAAAGTCATCGATTTTGGAGTCGCAAAGGCGATCGGGCAAAGCCTCACTGTCAAAACGATCTACACCCGATTCACATCGATGGTCGGGACTCCGGCGTACATGAGTCCCGAGCAAGCGGCTATGAGCACCGATGACGTGGACACCCGGAGTGACATCTATTCGCTGGGCGTGTTGCTGTATGAACTGTTGACCGGATCCACACCATTTGCACCGGACCGCCTTCAAACCGCTGGCTTCGACGAATTGCGTCGGATCATTCGTGAAGAAGAACCGCCTCGTCCGAGCACGCGTCTGAGCACTCTCAACTCTGAAGAATCTAGAACCAGCGACGTCGAACGTCTGGGACCACCGACCACGCCATCCACTGCGATGAAACGCGATCTCGACTGGATCGTGATGAAGGCACTGCACAAAGATCGCAACCGACGCTATTCGACGGCGGGTGCACTGGCGGAAGACATCTTGCGTTTCCTGCAAGACCAACCTGTTGAGGCTCGTCCGCCATCGAGTTGGTATCGATTCACGACTTTTGCACGACGAAACAAAGTTGCCATCTCGACATTCTCTCTCGTTGCGATCGCATTGATTATTGGAACCGCAACCAGTCTTTGGCAGGCTCGCGAAGCCATCCGGGAACGCGACGAGAAAGAGTTGGCTCTTGCCGAAGCACGCGAAGCAGAAGTTGCCGCAAACGCAGCGAGATCGGAACTGGAGAACTTCAATGACCGACTCAATTCAACCACCGTTTTGCTGGCCGCCGGACGCGCCAATGCGGATGCTCAAAGATGGCCGGACGCCTACGAGGCCTATTCAGAAGCAACTCAAGTCTTGCCGAAGTCCTTTTTAGTCTGGCTGGAACGAGGAGGGCTGAACGCGAAACTAGGCCGCTGGGAATCATCCGCGAACGACTTTGTCAAAGCAGTCGAAATTGGCTTTCCAATTGAACAAGCTGAGCTAAATGGGGTCCCTCAGATTTTGCTTTATGCCGGACGATCCGACGCTTACGAAACCCTGCTGCAGGAACTCCGGCAATCGGACACCGAGGTTCCATTCGCGGTTTCAGCTCGAGGGCAACTGGTCGGTTCTCTCTCACCGAATCGTGCAGCGGAATTAGCAGACCAAATGGAACAAATGCTTTCGAAGACGTTTGATTCAGACGTAAGCTCGGGGCCGCTAAACAAGCGTCAACGATACGCCAAAATTTACTACGGCGTGAATCTCTATGTTGCTGGCTTGGCTCACCTGAAAGCGGGCGACTATCAACAAGCACTTCACCGATTGGAAGAAACCAATCACGCGAATTGGTTTGGACGTGGGATCGCTAAGCCACTCATTGCGATTGCTCATCACAGAATGGGCAATGCCGACGACGCCGTTCAATCCTTCGAAGAGTCGCAAGTCTTCCTGGATCGAATGCTGGATGAAAGTATCGAGCGATCAAAGGGTTCGCCGTCCATGCCATGGATCGACTGGATCGAGTTTTTGATCCACCACCGCGAAGCCAGCATCGTCGTAAAAGGGCACACACCGGCCGCAGACCCGCGGTTCCAGCAACTCCAAGTCTTCGCGGACGCAGCCATCGACGGGTGA
- a CDS encoding ECF-type sigma factor, producing the protein MAKVTQIINQIQSGNAAASDLLPLVYEEMRRLARHKMQNEAVGQTLQPTALVHEAYMRLVGTEDHPQWDSRGHFFTAAAEAMRRILIENARRRQSLKRGGDRKRFEIAEDDAIIHFDNAEELLDLNDALTKFERSEPEIAKLVELRYFAGLSVDESAEALGISPRTVKRNWAFARAWLGRELNVDKDL; encoded by the coding sequence GTGGCCAAAGTAACGCAAATTATAAATCAGATACAATCTGGTAACGCCGCCGCATCAGATCTCTTGCCGCTCGTGTATGAAGAGATGCGGCGTTTAGCACGCCACAAAATGCAAAACGAGGCCGTCGGACAGACACTTCAACCCACCGCACTCGTTCACGAAGCCTACATGCGTCTTGTGGGAACGGAGGACCATCCGCAATGGGATAGTCGCGGCCACTTCTTCACCGCTGCCGCGGAGGCGATGCGGCGGATACTGATTGAGAACGCCCGTCGGCGTCAGAGCCTCAAACGCGGCGGCGATCGCAAGCGGTTTGAAATCGCCGAAGACGACGCGATCATCCATTTCGACAACGCGGAAGAACTACTCGACTTGAACGACGCACTTACCAAGTTCGAACGGAGCGAACCTGAAATCGCAAAGCTGGTCGAATTGCGGTACTTCGCCGGCCTGTCGGTGGACGAGTCTGCCGAGGCACTCGGCATCTCACCTCGAACGGTCAAACGAAACTGGGCGTTTGCTCGTGCGTGGCTCGGACGAGAACTGAATGTGGACAAAGATCTCTAA
- a CDS encoding sugar O-acetyltransferase, whose amino-acid sequence MVTERERMLAGELYDAGDAELVEARIIARERCQQINASLPRDEAFRRVLTRKLFASGGDSVQLESPFRCDYGTNIHLGQNVYFNFDCVVLDVCEVRIGDFVFFGPGVHVYTASHPLDAGPRRTQEFGKPVTIGSDVWIGGKAVICPGVSIGQRSVIGAGSVVTKDVPDGVVVAGNPAKLIRRID is encoded by the coding sequence ATGGTTACCGAACGAGAAAGAATGTTGGCCGGTGAGTTGTACGACGCGGGAGACGCGGAGTTGGTCGAGGCGCGGATCATCGCTCGAGAGCGTTGTCAGCAGATCAACGCGAGCTTGCCTCGCGACGAAGCGTTTCGGCGCGTGCTGACGAGGAAACTATTCGCCAGCGGTGGAGACTCGGTTCAGTTGGAGTCACCGTTTCGATGCGACTATGGGACGAACATTCACCTCGGCCAAAACGTGTATTTCAATTTCGACTGTGTGGTTTTGGATGTCTGCGAAGTTCGGATCGGTGATTTTGTGTTTTTTGGACCTGGCGTTCATGTCTACACAGCTTCGCATCCTTTGGATGCAGGCCCACGGCGGACGCAGGAATTCGGCAAACCAGTCACGATCGGCAGCGATGTTTGGATCGGTGGCAAAGCCGTGATCTGCCCGGGCGTTTCGATCGGGCAACGCAGCGTGATTGGCGCTGGAAGCGTGGTTACAAAAGACGTTCCCGATGGAGTGGTGGTGGCCGGCAATCCCGCGAAACTGATTCGCCGAATTGACTGA
- a CDS encoding polysaccharide deacetylase family protein yields the protein MFSSNQLHCLLLLAAAVAVPSSTVAEEGYWPDGKTYCVTLTYDDGIPSQITHALPQLKAANLKGTFFSPGGVTYRWSQEDLDQVREEGHELAGHTILHPCARKNDWVKPGNASEDYDDARMAKELDENLANLIKNGVKRELATFAYPCGSTSIGEDNHSYVPLVKERFFAARGTQFGFEIPSQGEIDLFEVKTVAGHERDLAFQLDQIRNAREKQGWLVFMFHGVGGDHLVISTDDHKEMLRFLQNDDSVWVATFQEAAAWVKSKQSTAPSVTSIPE from the coding sequence ATGTTCTCCTCGAACCAACTTCATTGCCTTTTGCTTTTGGCCGCCGCCGTTGCAGTTCCATCGTCAACCGTTGCGGAAGAAGGTTACTGGCCCGACGGAAAAACTTATTGCGTCACTCTGACCTATGACGACGGAATCCCAAGCCAGATCACTCATGCCTTGCCGCAGTTGAAAGCAGCGAACCTCAAAGGCACGTTTTTCTCGCCTGGCGGCGTCACCTATCGTTGGTCGCAAGAAGACCTTGACCAGGTTCGTGAGGAAGGGCATGAATTGGCCGGGCACACCATCCTCCATCCTTGCGCTCGCAAAAACGATTGGGTGAAGCCGGGCAACGCTTCAGAAGATTATGACGATGCTCGCATGGCAAAAGAACTCGATGAGAACCTTGCGAACCTCATCAAAAATGGCGTCAAACGAGAACTCGCCACATTCGCCTACCCGTGTGGCAGCACATCCATCGGAGAGGACAACCACAGCTATGTTCCTCTGGTCAAAGAACGATTCTTTGCCGCCCGTGGCACCCAGTTTGGGTTCGAAATACCCAGCCAAGGTGAAATCGATCTGTTTGAGGTCAAGACCGTGGCCGGTCACGAACGAGACCTGGCGTTTCAGCTTGATCAAATTCGCAACGCTCGCGAGAAACAGGGTTGGTTGGTGTTCATGTTCCATGGCGTGGGAGGCGACCATCTGGTGATCAGCACAGACGACCATAAAGAAATGCTTCGCTTTCTACAAAACGATGACTCGGTTTGGGTGGCAACCTTTCAGGAAGCAGCGGCCTGGGTGAAGAGCAAACAATCAACGGCACCATCCGTCACGAGTATCCCTGAATAA
- a CDS encoding PRC-barrel domain-containing protein gives MLISTETILGTELLGSDRSVGSICDLLFDDETWVVRHLVVDTGHWLPGRQVLLPPGVVQNADWNAASAAVPLTSQQVSDSPSVESDRPVSRQMEIELYQHFDVPYYWGPAGATLAGSGYTPMPLAAGLVPMDQVDTDDVKRNHLRSVNEVSGYTIQGTDDHVGHVEGLLVDDENWSIQKLIVDTRNWWPGKKVLISRELIREISWAEATVSVGLTQEQIKGSQLFEPTS, from the coding sequence ATGCTGATTTCTACCGAGACCATCTTGGGTACCGAATTGCTTGGATCCGATCGGAGTGTGGGATCGATTTGTGACCTGTTGTTTGATGACGAGACTTGGGTTGTCAGGCATCTGGTCGTTGACACGGGGCACTGGTTGCCGGGACGACAAGTGTTGTTGCCACCGGGTGTGGTCCAAAACGCGGATTGGAATGCCGCGAGTGCCGCCGTTCCGTTGACCAGTCAACAGGTCAGCGACAGCCCATCGGTTGAGTCCGATCGCCCGGTTTCGCGACAGATGGAGATCGAGCTCTATCAGCACTTTGATGTGCCGTACTACTGGGGACCGGCTGGAGCAACGTTGGCAGGTAGCGGTTACACGCCGATGCCGCTGGCAGCGGGATTGGTGCCGATGGACCAAGTCGACACGGACGACGTCAAACGCAATCATCTTCGCAGCGTGAACGAAGTTTCCGGCTACACCATCCAGGGCACCGATGACCATGTTGGACACGTCGAAGGGTTGTTGGTCGACGACGAGAATTGGTCCATTCAAAAATTGATCGTGGACACTCGGAATTGGTGGCCGGGCAAAAAGGTGTTGATCAGTCGTGAACTGATCCGAGAGATTTCTTGGGCGGAAGCGACCGTCTCAGTCGGTTTGACGCAGGAGCAAATCAAGGGTTCGCAACTGTTTGAACCGACCTCGTGA
- a CDS encoding sulfatase family protein, with translation MNWLRWFVVSAVVALPCLIDVGASRVHADDVASRPNIILVMADDLGIGDVSPTNPDCKIKTPRLQQMADEGLTFLDAHTPSSVCTPTRYGLLTGRYNWRSRLAKGVLSGTSEHLIPGDRATLGHLLQGAGYHTAMIGKWHLGWDWHKNGKEIDFSKPVLNGPDNNGFDQYYGHCGSLDMPPYVWVDTGTPTSVPTRKEGVTKKQNPYGWYRNGPIGDDFEIEQVLPHLFDKSIAYVEERVKEDKPFFLYLPLPAPHTPIVPVPPFKDASGMNPYADFVMQMDHHMGQLLDAISKAGIDENTLVIFTSDNGCSPEANFGELAKHGHDPSGKYRGHKADIYEGGHRVPFIVRWPGKVVAGKTTNALTCLTDVYATLQSITDQPREATGGEDGFDLTDVFGGDDSSDREALVSHSIGGSFAIRRDSWKLCLSHGSGGWSNPREPKAKLQGLPPMQLFDLETDPAEKNSVAKENPEVVDSLLLLLNEYVETGRSTEGPKVANDREVTFLPAGVSLPSP, from the coding sequence ATGAATTGGTTGCGATGGTTTGTTGTTTCCGCGGTTGTTGCTCTGCCCTGTCTGATCGATGTGGGAGCGTCGCGAGTTCACGCGGATGATGTCGCGTCACGTCCGAACATCATTTTGGTGATGGCGGATGACCTGGGTATCGGTGATGTCTCGCCGACCAATCCGGATTGCAAGATCAAGACGCCTCGGTTGCAGCAAATGGCTGACGAAGGGTTGACGTTCTTGGATGCCCACACGCCCAGTTCCGTGTGCACCCCAACTCGCTATGGATTGTTGACCGGTCGTTACAACTGGCGTTCGCGATTGGCCAAGGGTGTCTTGAGCGGAACCAGTGAGCACTTGATCCCCGGTGACCGAGCGACCTTGGGACACTTGCTTCAAGGTGCCGGCTACCACACGGCGATGATTGGCAAGTGGCACCTCGGATGGGATTGGCATAAAAATGGCAAAGAGATTGATTTCTCGAAGCCGGTTTTGAATGGACCCGACAACAACGGCTTCGACCAGTATTACGGTCACTGCGGATCGCTGGACATGCCACCCTACGTTTGGGTCGACACCGGCACGCCGACCAGTGTGCCGACTCGAAAAGAAGGCGTGACGAAGAAACAAAATCCCTACGGTTGGTATCGCAACGGTCCGATTGGAGATGACTTTGAGATCGAGCAGGTGTTGCCGCACTTGTTCGACAAGTCGATCGCTTACGTGGAAGAACGTGTGAAAGAAGACAAGCCGTTCTTTTTGTATTTGCCGCTTCCGGCCCCGCACACACCGATCGTTCCGGTACCGCCGTTCAAAGATGCCAGCGGCATGAATCCGTACGCGGATTTTGTGATGCAGATGGATCATCACATGGGCCAACTGCTTGATGCGATTTCCAAAGCAGGCATCGACGAAAACACATTGGTGATTTTCACCAGTGACAACGGTTGCTCACCGGAAGCCAACTTTGGTGAACTCGCGAAACATGGCCATGATCCGAGTGGCAAGTATCGCGGGCACAAAGCGGACATCTACGAAGGCGGTCACCGCGTGCCTTTTATCGTTCGATGGCCGGGAAAGGTCGTCGCGGGCAAGACGACCAATGCGCTTACCTGTTTGACAGATGTGTACGCGACATTGCAGTCGATCACGGATCAACCACGGGAAGCGACTGGCGGTGAAGACGGGTTTGATCTGACTGATGTGTTTGGCGGTGACGATTCATCGGATCGCGAAGCTTTGGTCAGCCACAGCATCGGTGGTTCGTTCGCCATTCGTCGTGACAGTTGGAAGCTGTGCTTGTCGCACGGCAGCGGTGGCTGGAGCAATCCTCGGGAGCCCAAGGCAAAGCTTCAAGGGCTTCCTCCGATGCAGTTGTTTGACCTGGAGACGGACCCCGCCGAGAAGAACAGCGTCGCGAAGGAGAATCCAGAAGTCGTCGATTCGTTGTTGCTTTTGCTCAACGAATACGTCGAAACGGGACGCAGCACGGAGGGGCCAAAGGTTGCCAATGATCGCGAGGTCACGTTCTTGCCCGCCGGTGTTTCGTTGCCGAGTCCATAG
- a CDS encoding hybrid sensor histidine kinase/response regulator codes for MRYEFGGRFLEPSPFFCQTRLRIPTKASMNRSADPITDPLRLKALRSLSLVDSPAEESFDRITRLAARLLKCPASVVTLIEEDRQFFKSCVGLPEPLATLRGSPLSHSFCKLTVRAGERFLIEDARVDPRVVAHPAIEEYGIVSYAGFPIRTRSGEVLGTLCVVDIVPREWTEDELETLRELSASVESEIELIAAAERERDHARMFQTMIQASPLSVIVMDYDGRVELWNEASEAIFGWTSAEVLGYPLPIIPDHKLDECQRIRDAVGDGSVFRCVDTYRAKGEDANGERRTVHVNVSAVSLHRYDGHSDRILLIIDDVTQSHADTLERERLFRELQKEKALLSEMDERKNRFLALLAHELRNPLTPIGNAVDLLRFAAKDPNQVNEISTVLESQVHQLVRLIDDLMDVSRITRGRIDLQRETVSIHDIVANSCRAVESLCNEMGHELIRRTDPEQSLHVHGDYVRLTQVVTNLLNNACKYTPPSGRIEISCGQVDGQVEIAVKDNGVGIPPEHRKGIFEMFTQVDETLKDSRGGLGIGLTLVKQLVELHGGRVSLVDSDDTSTGSEFRIHLPCLDAKPNEPKTIVEEDRPTRRFRVLVVDDVPAIAKMFTMLVGAMGHEVHSAPSAPEGIELARELRPDIVFSDICMPDMDGYELARQFRSLSELDSSMLIAMTGNGQPEDIRMAMEAGFDRHVTKPASVQRLREIFQELESRREMK; via the coding sequence ATGCGGTATGAGTTTGGGGGACGTTTCTTGGAACCGTCCCCCTTTTTTTGTCAAACGAGACTGCGAATTCCGACGAAAGCATCGATGAATCGATCCGCTGACCCGATCACAGATCCACTGAGGCTGAAGGCCCTGCGAAGTCTGTCGTTGGTGGACAGTCCCGCCGAAGAGTCGTTCGATCGGATCACTCGGTTGGCGGCCCGCTTGCTGAAATGCCCCGCCTCGGTGGTCACCTTGATCGAGGAAGATCGGCAGTTCTTCAAAAGCTGTGTTGGTTTGCCGGAACCGCTTGCGACGCTACGTGGATCGCCGCTGAGTCACTCGTTTTGCAAGTTGACGGTGCGCGCAGGCGAGCGTTTCTTGATCGAAGACGCTCGCGTCGATCCTCGTGTCGTTGCCCATCCGGCGATCGAAGAGTACGGGATCGTTTCTTACGCCGGATTTCCCATTCGAACGCGATCGGGGGAAGTGCTCGGTACGCTTTGCGTCGTCGATATCGTTCCACGTGAATGGACCGAAGACGAGCTGGAGACGCTGCGAGAGCTGTCGGCATCGGTCGAGTCAGAGATCGAATTGATCGCCGCGGCGGAGCGGGAACGCGATCACGCTCGCATGTTCCAAACGATGATCCAAGCATCGCCGCTGTCGGTCATCGTCATGGACTACGATGGACGCGTGGAACTTTGGAATGAAGCATCCGAAGCCATCTTCGGTTGGACCAGTGCCGAGGTGCTTGGGTATCCGTTGCCGATCATTCCCGATCACAAGCTGGACGAGTGCCAGCGAATTCGAGACGCGGTGGGCGACGGGAGCGTGTTCCGCTGCGTGGACACATACCGTGCCAAGGGCGAGGATGCCAATGGTGAAAGGCGAACGGTGCACGTCAATGTTTCCGCCGTTTCGTTGCACCGGTACGACGGGCACTCGGATCGAATTCTGCTGATCATCGATGACGTCACGCAGTCACACGCGGACACGCTCGAACGCGAGCGACTGTTTCGTGAATTGCAGAAAGAGAAGGCGTTGCTCAGTGAGATGGACGAACGCAAGAATCGTTTCCTCGCTCTGTTGGCTCACGAACTGCGCAACCCGTTGACGCCGATCGGCAATGCCGTCGATCTGCTGCGTTTCGCGGCAAAGGATCCGAACCAAGTCAACGAGATCAGCACCGTTCTCGAGAGCCAAGTCCACCAGTTGGTGCGATTGATCGATGACTTGATGGACGTTTCGCGGATCACACGGGGACGCATCGATTTGCAGCGGGAAACGGTTTCGATTCACGACATCGTTGCCAATTCTTGCCGAGCGGTGGAATCGTTGTGCAACGAGATGGGACATGAACTGATTCGACGAACCGATCCAGAGCAATCTCTCCACGTGCATGGCGACTACGTGCGATTGACTCAGGTGGTGACCAATTTGCTGAACAACGCGTGCAAGTACACACCGCCGAGCGGTCGCATTGAGATCTCATGCGGACAGGTCGACGGCCAGGTGGAAATCGCGGTCAAGGACAACGGGGTTGGCATCCCACCGGAACACCGCAAGGGCATCTTTGAGATGTTCACTCAGGTGGATGAGACGTTGAAGGACAGTCGCGGCGGGCTGGGGATTGGCCTGACCTTAGTCAAGCAATTGGTCGAGCTGCACGGTGGGAGGGTTTCGTTGGTGGACAGCGACGACACGTCGACCGGAAGCGAGTTTCGGATTCACTTGCCGTGTTTGGATGCCAAACCGAACGAGCCAAAAACGATCGTCGAAGAAGACAGGCCGACGCGACGTTTTCGGGTGTTGGTGGTCGATGATGTCCCCGCGATCGCGAAAATGTTCACGATGTTGGTTGGTGCGATGGGGCACGAGGTGCATTCAGCCCCCAGTGCACCCGAAGGCATTGAGCTCGCTCGCGAGTTGCGGCCCGACATTGTCTTTTCTGACATCTGCATGCCGGACATGGACGGTTACGAGCTAGCACGACAGTTCCGTAGCTTGTCGGAATTGGATTCCAGCATGCTGATCGCGATGACCGGCAACGGACAACCCGAAGACATTCGGATGGCCATGGAAGCGGGCTTTGACAGGCACGTCACAAAACCCGCTTCGGTCCAGCGTTTACGCGAGATCTTTCAAGAGCTGGAATCACGTCGCGAGATGAAGTGA